Proteins encoded within one genomic window of Paraglaciecola psychrophila 170:
- a CDS encoding formate dehydrogenase accessory sulfurtransferase FdhD translates to MVLLFDVAVRTDQTEQRLQVLDAREDAGRHNAFDKLIGANLDMLAVDSHSDELVLGVVLSSRASFELVQKAAIVNIRNIVAMGAPSGLAIDLAKGCDICLLGFVKSSQSSTGSAIAFNVYSSPQPLV, encoded by the coding sequence ATGGTGTTGCTATTTGATGTAGCTGTTCGAACAGACCAAACTGAACAACGTTTACAAGTTTTAGATGCGCGTGAAGATGCGGGCAGACATAATGCTTTTGATAAACTAATAGGCGCCAACTTGGACATGTTGGCAGTTGATAGTCATTCGGATGAGTTAGTTCTAGGTGTGGTGTTAAGCTCAAGAGCCAGTTTTGAACTGGTACAGAAAGCAGCCATAGTGAATATTCGTAATATTGTTGCTATGGGTGCTCCATCTGGTTTAGCCATCGATTTAGCCAAAGGTTGTGATATCTGCTTACTTGGTTTTGTAAAATCGTCACAATCTTCGACTGGTTCTGCAATCGCATTTAATGTTTATTCAAGCCCACAACCGTTGGTTTGA
- the dsbB gene encoding disulfide bond formation protein DsbB gives MSDATLLNKLSSLSTDKRAWGLLFVSALCLEIAALYFQHVTDLRPCIMCIYQRTAVFGVMFAAIPAMLVNNLYPRLMGYIGWGVSAIWGLLIAIEHVDIQTAANPFFASCEFVPNFPSWAPLHQWLPNIFGATGDCGDINWSFMDISMPQWMIVIFAIYSVIWAVMLASRVLDKRSL, from the coding sequence ATGAGTGATGCAACTTTGCTAAATAAACTATCATCATTATCTACTGATAAACGGGCGTGGGGACTATTATTTGTCTCTGCGCTATGCTTAGAAATTGCCGCGTTGTATTTCCAACATGTTACAGATTTACGCCCTTGCATTATGTGCATTTACCAACGAACTGCCGTATTTGGGGTAATGTTTGCGGCAATACCGGCGATGCTAGTCAATAATCTATACCCTCGATTAATGGGTTATATCGGTTGGGGAGTATCCGCTATTTGGGGTTTACTTATAGCCATCGAACATGTTGATATTCAAACTGCGGCCAACCCATTTTTTGCTAGCTGCGAGTTTGTGCCTAACTTTCCAAGTTGGGCACCGTTACATCAATGGTTGCCCAATATTTTCGGTGCCACAGGTGATTGCGGTGATATAAACTGGTCATTTATGGATATATCTATGCCGCAATGGATGATTGTGATCTTTGCAATTTATTCAGTGATTTGGGCTGTCATGTTGGCTAGTCGAGTATTGGATAAACGTAGTCTGTGA
- the nhaB gene encoding sodium/proton antiporter NhaB, with amino-acid sequence MQMSVPQAVAANFLGKAPSWYKQAIVAFLIINPILFIFNPYIAGWALVLEFIFTLAMALKCYPLQPGGLLLMQAMFIGMTTPEHMKHEMVVNIEVILLLVFMVAGIYFMKGLLLYLFTKLLIKLKNKIALSIAFAAACAFLSAFLDALTVVAVIITVGLGFYSIYHKVASGKDFHSEHDHSHDDDVPNRNDLEDFRAFLRNLMMHAGVGTALGGVMTMVGEPQNLIIADKAGWDFIEFFIRMSPITIPVFFAGLATTFIVEKFSLFSYGAELPPVVRQILTDYDKNVEANLTTQDKVRLVVQGLIAVWLVVGLAGHLAAVGLIGLSIIVLTTSMGGVIDEHSIGKAFEEALPFTALLCVFFGIVAVIIDQGLFSPVINWVLTFEGKTQLVMFYLANGLLSMVSDNVFVGSVYITEVTAALNSGAISRDQFDLLAVAINTGTNLPSIATPNGQAAFLFLLTSAIAPLLRLSYGTMVYMALPYTVVLTLVGLAATYFGLYDLTQWLYDMHFIEHHSGMIPGSVAIPH; translated from the coding sequence ATGCAAATGTCGGTACCTCAAGCAGTAGCAGCCAACTTTTTGGGCAAAGCCCCAAGTTGGTATAAACAGGCTATTGTCGCATTTCTTATCATCAACCCCATTTTATTTATATTTAATCCTTACATAGCAGGCTGGGCGTTAGTACTAGAATTTATTTTCACTTTAGCGATGGCATTAAAATGTTATCCGTTACAACCGGGCGGTCTCTTGCTGATGCAAGCGATGTTTATCGGTATGACAACACCAGAACATATGAAACATGAAATGGTGGTGAATATTGAGGTCATCCTACTCTTGGTATTTATGGTGGCCGGTATCTACTTTATGAAGGGATTATTACTGTATCTCTTCACTAAACTTTTGATAAAACTTAAGAATAAAATTGCACTATCTATAGCCTTTGCTGCAGCATGTGCATTTTTGTCGGCATTCTTAGATGCGCTAACAGTTGTGGCAGTTATTATTACGGTAGGTTTAGGTTTTTATTCTATCTACCATAAAGTGGCATCAGGTAAAGACTTTCATTCTGAACACGATCACTCCCACGATGATGACGTGCCTAACCGTAATGATTTAGAAGACTTTAGGGCTTTTTTACGTAACCTGATGATGCATGCTGGTGTAGGTACCGCATTGGGTGGCGTAATGACGATGGTCGGCGAGCCACAAAACCTTATCATTGCAGATAAAGCGGGCTGGGACTTTATAGAGTTTTTCATTCGTATGTCTCCTATCACCATTCCGGTATTTTTTGCAGGATTAGCCACTACTTTTATTGTTGAGAAATTTTCACTCTTTAGTTATGGCGCAGAATTACCGCCGGTAGTTAGGCAAATATTGACTGATTATGACAAAAACGTCGAAGCTAACTTAACCACACAAGATAAAGTTAGATTAGTGGTACAAGGTTTGATTGCCGTTTGGTTAGTTGTAGGTTTAGCAGGGCATTTAGCCGCAGTTGGATTAATTGGGTTGTCTATTATTGTTTTGACTACTTCTATGGGTGGTGTAATTGACGAGCACTCTATAGGCAAGGCTTTCGAAGAGGCGTTACCCTTTACTGCGTTGTTATGTGTGTTTTTTGGTATCGTGGCAGTAATCATCGACCAAGGTCTGTTTAGTCCTGTGATTAACTGGGTATTAACCTTTGAAGGTAAAACACAGTTAGTGATGTTTTATTTAGCCAATGGTTTGTTATCTATGGTCAGTGACAACGTATTTGTTGGTTCGGTATATATCACCGAAGTGACCGCAGCACTGAATAGTGGAGCCATCTCCCGTGACCAATTTGATTTATTGGCAGTTGCCATTAATACCGGTACTAACCTTCCAAGCATTGCCACACCTAACGGTCAGGCCGCTTTCTTGTTCTTACTAACGTCAGCTATAGCACCACTACTCAGATTGTCTTATGGCACTATGGTGTATATGGCATTGCCTTACACTGTGGTATTGACACTCGTTGGCTTGGCTGCGACTTACTTCGGATTATACGACTTAACACAGTGGTTGTATGACATGCACTTTATTGAGCATCACTCTGGAATGATACCCGGTAGTGTAGCTATACCCCACTAA
- the fadR gene encoding fatty acid metabolism transcriptional regulator FadR: protein MIYKAQSPAGFAEEYIVESIWSGRFPPGTILPAERELSELIGVTRTTLREVLQRLARDGWLTIKHGKPTKVNNFWETSGLNILETLARLDEDGIPELVDHLLAARTNLSAVFIRGAIRQQQDKTIELLQGYSDVPDDGKTFAQCDYQLNHDLAFASGNPVYVLMMNGFRGLYSRIGGYYFSNQKSRDLTRSYYKQLLELAVKGDYENVPLVIRDYGIESGKIWQELRADMPKGLVD, encoded by the coding sequence ATGATATACAAGGCACAAAGTCCGGCAGGATTCGCTGAAGAATATATAGTGGAATCTATCTGGAGTGGTCGCTTCCCCCCCGGTACAATTCTTCCCGCAGAGCGTGAATTATCTGAACTAATTGGTGTCACTCGAACGACTTTGCGTGAAGTGTTGCAACGCTTAGCGCGTGATGGTTGGTTGACTATCAAACATGGTAAGCCTACTAAGGTTAATAATTTCTGGGAGACCTCGGGATTAAATATATTAGAAACCTTAGCTCGACTCGACGAAGATGGTATCCCTGAGCTTGTTGACCACTTGTTAGCCGCGAGAACTAATTTAAGCGCTGTGTTTATTCGCGGTGCTATTCGTCAACAACAAGATAAAACCATCGAATTATTACAGGGGTATAGTGATGTTCCTGATGATGGTAAAACTTTTGCTCAATGCGATTATCAACTAAATCACGACTTGGCTTTTGCTTCTGGTAACCCCGTGTATGTATTAATGATGAATGGTTTTAGAGGATTGTATTCACGCATTGGTGGTTATTATTTTTCGAATCAAAAATCTAGGGATTTAACACGCAGTTATTATAAGCAATTACTCGAACTTGCTGTTAAAGGCGATTACGAAAATGTTCCTTTGGTGATCAGAGACTATGGCATCGAAAGTGGTAAAATCTGGCAAGAATTACGCGCTGATATGCCAAAAGGATTGGTAGACTAG
- a CDS encoding phasin-related domain-containing protein has protein sequence MTKLDSIKGKVNEAEEFARKIWLAGLGAYGKSFDEAQGRYEKISVDASKMFDELVVKGSKIETEAKDKFQVKDKVETRVAEVRKKLGLGNTSDDQKVEELSAKIDALTDAVAKLAAK, from the coding sequence ATGACTAAATTAGATTCTATAAAAGGTAAAGTGAACGAAGCAGAAGAATTTGCACGTAAAATATGGCTTGCAGGATTGGGTGCATATGGTAAAAGTTTTGATGAAGCACAAGGCCGTTACGAAAAAATCAGTGTAGATGCGAGCAAAATGTTCGATGAACTAGTCGTAAAAGGTTCTAAAATTGAAACTGAAGCCAAAGATAAGTTTCAAGTAAAAGACAAAGTTGAAACGCGTGTTGCAGAAGTACGTAAAAAACTTGGTCTAGGTAACACATCTGATGATCAGAAAGTTGAAGAGTTGTCAGCAAAGATTGATGCACTAACTGACGCTGTTGCAAAACTAGCTGCAAAATAA
- a CDS encoding SirB2 family protein — protein sequence MYMIVKHAHLTIITLTFIFFIINFVLTMKGSDKVNNKLLKIGPHILYTLFVLTFIYLVSVNPLNLYPFVNGWASSKLAGFVLYIVSITFALKWAKSTLWRVVSFISAVFWFAMSARLGFADHLKVKGSEDANVYIEIGQSILATIC from the coding sequence ATGTACATGATAGTTAAGCACGCCCACCTGACGATAATTACACTTACTTTTATCTTTTTCATTATTAATTTTGTGTTAACAATGAAAGGCTCTGACAAGGTCAATAACAAGCTCCTGAAAATTGGACCACACATTTTGTATACCTTGTTTGTTTTAACGTTTATTTATTTGGTTTCTGTTAATCCCCTTAACTTGTATCCTTTTGTGAATGGTTGGGCATCATCTAAATTAGCCGGTTTCGTACTCTACATAGTCTCTATCACTTTTGCGCTTAAATGGGCAAAGTCGACTCTATGGCGTGTCGTTAGCTTCATCAGTGCTGTATTTTGGTTTGCCATGAGTGCTCGACTTGGCTTTGCCGATCACCTTAAAGTCAAAGGCAGTGAAGATGCCAATGTCTATATTGAAATAGGGCAATCTATACTGGCTACAATTTGCTAG
- a CDS encoding YceI family protein, whose protein sequence is MKLVKISTIIFVLGLSSCLSWAFAKSTFNDMPAGEYKVDLSHASIVWKVSHLGLSNYVARFTEFDAAINYDASDISKSQVTASINPMSIQTAYPNAAEKDFNNILATEKDWFNAKTFANIKFASTSVDMITEKTAVMKGNLTFLGVTKVISLDVVLNGAMTKQPFTGKPTLGFSASTNIVRSEFGMGKYIPSIGDNVEVLIEGEFAYSDK, encoded by the coding sequence ATGAAATTAGTCAAAATAAGTACCATCATTTTTGTTTTAGGTTTATCGAGCTGTCTTTCATGGGCGTTTGCAAAAAGTACCTTTAATGACATGCCAGCAGGTGAATATAAGGTAGATTTAAGCCATGCATCGATTGTCTGGAAGGTGTCTCATTTAGGTCTGTCTAATTATGTTGCTCGGTTTACAGAATTCGATGCTGCTATTAATTACGACGCAAGTGATATATCAAAAAGTCAAGTAACAGCCAGTATTAACCCTATGTCCATACAAACTGCTTACCCCAATGCTGCTGAAAAAGACTTCAATAATATTTTAGCCACTGAAAAAGATTGGTTTAATGCTAAAACGTTTGCAAACATTAAATTTGCGTCAACATCTGTTGATATGATTACTGAAAAAACGGCTGTGATGAAAGGCAATCTAACCTTTTTAGGGGTGACCAAAGTGATTTCTTTAGACGTAGTGTTAAATGGTGCCATGACAAAACAGCCATTTACGGGTAAACCGACTTTGGGTTTTTCTGCGAGTACTAATATCGTCCGTTCAGAATTTGGTATGGGTAAATATATACCAAGTATAGGTGACAATGTAGAGGTTTTGATTGAAGGTGAATTCGCATATTCTGATAAGTAG
- a CDS encoding cytochrome b, producing the protein MTPSSQRYHSLSIVLHWSIALALLFMFASGLFMVNADISKADQYRLFQIHKASGVVMLWALILRIVTRVFTHAPALPDSLNPQQVFKAKLGHIFLYVALVTMPLSGWLMVSASPFGLPTFVFVDWIKWPHIPGVARNKTIETLANNVHWITATVLGTLIAGHVGAFFWHKKKHNINLISRMWWNK; encoded by the coding sequence ATGACACCCTCATCACAACGCTACCACAGCCTTAGTATTGTGCTGCATTGGTCTATTGCACTAGCTTTATTATTTATGTTTGCAAGCGGCCTTTTCATGGTCAATGCAGATATTAGCAAGGCTGACCAATACCGGCTTTTTCAAATACATAAAGCCTCGGGTGTGGTAATGCTTTGGGCTTTGATTCTGAGGATAGTAACAAGGGTGTTTACTCACGCTCCGGCCCTACCAGATAGTCTTAACCCCCAACAGGTGTTCAAAGCTAAGTTGGGACATATATTTCTCTATGTAGCACTGGTTACAATGCCTTTGTCTGGATGGTTAATGGTGTCGGCTAGTCCGTTTGGTTTACCCACGTTTGTGTTTGTGGACTGGATCAAGTGGCCACATATCCCTGGTGTGGCAAGAAATAAAACTATCGAAACGTTAGCCAATAATGTGCACTGGATAACGGCAACTGTACTTGGCACTTTGATTGCCGGTCATGTTGGTGCGTTCTTTTGGCACAAGAAAAAACATAATATAAATTTAATTAGCCGAATGTGGTGGAATAAATAA
- a CDS encoding YceI family protein, translating to MNRTTLLRMFIPFTIVMYWCLGILNAHAEIKSSHQSGTVSFSGQHAGMNFEGKFERWEATLILPPQNNPNITATFYMSSAKTGDSIYDSTLPEFDWFDVENHATGKFLSTEVSITEGGYKVLGDLTIKNITKAVSFMLSDIDGKLNTSFGINRLDYQIGLESDPDAEWVSKTIFISMRIKK from the coding sequence ATGAACAGAACAACATTGCTGCGAATGTTTATACCATTTACGATTGTTATGTATTGGTGTTTAGGTATTTTAAACGCCCACGCAGAGATTAAAAGCAGTCATCAATCAGGTACCGTGTCTTTCTCTGGCCAGCATGCAGGAATGAATTTCGAAGGTAAGTTTGAGCGCTGGGAGGCCACACTCATATTGCCACCGCAGAACAATCCTAATATCACGGCAACATTTTACATGAGCTCTGCCAAAACTGGAGATAGTATCTACGACAGCACCTTACCTGAGTTCGACTGGTTTGATGTCGAGAACCACGCAACCGGAAAATTTTTAAGCACCGAAGTTTCAATAACTGAAGGCGGTTATAAGGTGCTGGGTGATCTGACTATTAAGAACATAACAAAAGCTGTGAGTTTTATGTTGTCTGACATTGATGGCAAGTTAAACACAAGTTTTGGTATTAACCGTTTGGACTATCAAATTGGACTGGAATCAGATCCAGACGCGGAATGGGTGAGTAAAACCATCTTCATATCGATGCGGATTAAAAAGTAG
- the ilvD gene encoding dihydroxy-acid dehydratase: MNTHKPRKYSQKIVDGAAQAPSRSMLRAVGFSDEDFKKSQVGIASTWSMVTPCNMHINTLAEEVGKGVDSAGAKSVIYNTITVSDGISMGTEGMKYSLVSREVICDSIEAVSAGMGHDGIIAIGGCDKNMPGCLMGLARLNRPAIFVYGGTILPGENHTDIVSVFEAVGSYAAGDIPITQLEHIEKTAIPGAGSCGGMYTANTLASAIEALGMSMPNSSAQNAVSDNKKQDCIDAGKAIVYLLEHDIKPSDIMTKKAFENAITLTITLGGSTNAVLHLIAMADAIGVEVTLDDFVRIGEKTPVIADLRPSGQYLMSELIEIGGIQPLMKRLLDAGMLHGDCMTVTGKTMAENLASVADYPEGQNIILPFDKPIKKDSHLVILNGNLAPEGAVSKITGKEGLSFTGTAKVYDSEEQGFAAIIDGQVVAGDVVVIRYEGPKGGPGMREMLSPTSAIMGKGLGNDVALITDGRFSGGSRGFVVGHITPEAYEGGAIALVENGDSITIDAQSRLMTLNIDAQEMARRKQNWQQPAPKYTRGLLAKYARTVSSASTGAVTDKPY, translated from the coding sequence ATGAATACACATAAACCGCGCAAATATTCACAAAAAATTGTAGATGGTGCCGCTCAGGCACCCAGTCGCTCAATGCTAAGGGCCGTAGGGTTTAGCGACGAGGATTTCAAAAAATCGCAGGTGGGCATTGCTTCAACATGGTCAATGGTGACGCCTTGTAACATGCATATTAACACTTTGGCAGAAGAGGTAGGTAAAGGTGTAGATAGCGCAGGTGCTAAAAGCGTTATTTATAACACTATTACCGTATCTGACGGTATTTCTATGGGCACCGAGGGTATGAAGTATTCTTTGGTATCCCGGGAAGTCATATGTGATTCTATCGAGGCAGTATCAGCCGGTATGGGGCACGATGGTATTATTGCCATTGGTGGCTGTGATAAAAACATGCCGGGTTGTTTGATGGGTTTAGCACGCTTGAATCGTCCTGCAATTTTTGTCTATGGTGGTACGATTTTACCTGGCGAAAATCACACTGATATTGTGTCGGTATTCGAAGCTGTAGGCAGCTATGCTGCGGGTGATATCCCCATCACTCAATTGGAACACATTGAAAAAACGGCGATCCCAGGTGCCGGATCTTGTGGTGGTATGTATACAGCAAATACCCTAGCCTCTGCGATTGAAGCTTTGGGCATGAGCATGCCAAATAGCTCTGCGCAAAATGCGGTCTCAGATAATAAAAAGCAAGACTGTATCGATGCCGGTAAAGCTATTGTGTACTTGCTTGAACATGATATTAAGCCGTCTGACATCATGACTAAAAAAGCCTTCGAGAATGCGATTACGCTGACCATTACCTTAGGTGGCTCTACCAATGCTGTGCTGCACTTAATTGCGATGGCCGATGCCATTGGCGTTGAAGTGACTCTGGATGATTTTGTGCGCATTGGTGAGAAAACACCGGTGATTGCTGACTTGCGTCCAAGCGGCCAATACCTGATGTCTGAATTAATTGAAATTGGTGGTATTCAACCACTGATGAAGCGTTTACTAGATGCGGGCATGTTGCACGGTGATTGTATGACCGTCACCGGTAAAACCATGGCTGAAAATTTAGCCAGCGTAGCGGATTACCCTGAAGGTCAGAACATTATTTTACCTTTTGATAAGCCCATTAAAAAAGACAGCCATTTGGTTATTTTGAATGGCAATTTAGCCCCAGAAGGTGCTGTTTCAAAAATCACTGGCAAAGAAGGATTAAGTTTTACTGGCACAGCTAAGGTGTATGATTCAGAAGAGCAAGGTTTTGCCGCTATTATAGATGGTCAAGTGGTAGCTGGTGATGTGGTTGTCATTCGTTACGAAGGCCCAAAAGGCGGGCCTGGTATGCGCGAGATGTTAAGTCCTACTTCGGCTATCATGGGTAAAGGTTTAGGCAACGACGTGGCGCTGATCACTGATGGTCGCTTTTCAGGTGGCAGTAGAGGTTTTGTGGTCGGGCATATCACACCTGAAGCCTACGAGGGTGGGGCCATCGCGCTAGTAGAAAATGGTGATAGCATTACCATTGATGCGCAAAGTCGCCTGATGACGCTAAATATAGATGCTCAAGAAATGGCTAGAAGGAAGCAGAACTGGCAACAGCCTGCACCTAAATATACTCGAGGGCTGCTAGCAAAATATGCCAGAACAGTCAGCTCTGCTTCTACGGGGGCGGTGACCGACAAACCGTATTAA
- a CDS encoding DUF3336 domain-containing protein has translation MSNKFLSELQDIMTQAASYEEYLEAAKAHDELSGAQEWKAKDPCKDYDYRLIRKRVQRIKQARVSGDAAGLMYILHEGLHGNLGNIASAALNQHAKFGTKHLIEEFILEVCGALDYIYQADENEIDFYEKLSFFEETAQAFGRSCLMLSGGAGLGFFHCGVIKSLVEHDLLPKVISGASAGAIIAALVGTRTNEELLEVMQPQSIQHKFKQWRLWQGFGKDSLLDSSNLENALIELFDLTTFEEAFKKTGRHMTITVSPADLHQHSRLLNAKTSPNAIITQAVIASTAIPILFKPVQLKAKNRAGEIVPYIPNRRFADGSIMADLPFERLARLYGVNHSIVSQTNLIAVPFLARDKRDTTGLIGLTWRYAAKVAKVNSIFAFDILENLISHRAARLGIHKVRSVIDQQYVGDINILPSATFANLKHIASNPSLESIQELIHNGERATWPQLDLIKRNTMISKTLRGYLTQLKEREARLLSQHNGLRVVNS, from the coding sequence ATGTCAAATAAATTTCTTTCTGAATTACAAGACATCATGACACAAGCCGCTTCATATGAAGAGTACCTAGAAGCAGCAAAAGCTCATGACGAATTGTCTGGCGCCCAAGAATGGAAAGCCAAAGATCCATGCAAGGACTATGACTACCGGCTTATTCGTAAACGAGTACAGCGTATTAAACAAGCCAGAGTTAGCGGTGACGCTGCAGGCTTAATGTATATTTTACATGAAGGCTTACATGGCAACTTAGGTAATATTGCTTCGGCGGCATTGAATCAACACGCTAAGTTTGGCACTAAACACCTGATCGAAGAGTTTATTCTAGAAGTCTGCGGCGCTTTGGATTACATCTATCAAGCCGACGAAAATGAAATCGACTTTTACGAAAAACTATCCTTTTTTGAAGAAACAGCACAGGCTTTCGGTCGTAGCTGCTTGATGTTAAGTGGTGGTGCGGGTCTTGGCTTTTTTCATTGTGGTGTTATCAAATCATTAGTAGAGCATGATTTACTACCTAAAGTCATCTCAGGTGCCAGCGCAGGCGCAATCATTGCGGCACTAGTGGGTACGCGCACTAATGAAGAACTATTAGAAGTTATGCAACCCCAGAGCATTCAACATAAATTTAAGCAATGGCGTTTATGGCAAGGGTTTGGCAAAGACAGCTTGCTGGATAGTAGTAACCTAGAAAATGCGTTAATTGAGCTGTTTGATTTAACCACTTTTGAAGAAGCCTTCAAAAAGACCGGTCGTCATATGACAATCACCGTATCTCCGGCTGATTTGCATCAACATTCACGCTTGTTAAATGCTAAAACCTCGCCAAACGCTATCATTACTCAGGCCGTCATAGCTTCAACGGCTATTCCAATATTATTTAAGCCGGTGCAATTAAAAGCCAAAAACAGAGCGGGTGAGATAGTCCCTTATATTCCCAACCGTCGTTTTGCTGACGGCTCGATTATGGCAGACTTACCTTTTGAGCGTTTAGCCCGTCTATATGGTGTGAATCATAGTATTGTGAGTCAAACAAACTTGATTGCCGTTCCCTTCTTAGCCCGTGACAAAAGGGATACCACCGGCTTGATAGGATTAACTTGGCGCTATGCTGCAAAAGTTGCCAAAGTAAATAGTATTTTTGCTTTTGATATACTTGAAAATCTTATTAGTCATCGTGCTGCTAGATTAGGTATTCACAAAGTGCGTTCTGTTATTGATCAACAATATGTTGGCGATATCAATATATTACCCAGCGCAACGTTTGCTAATCTTAAACATATCGCTTCAAACCCTAGTTTAGAAAGTATCCAAGAGCTTATCCACAATGGTGAACGAGCCACTTGGCCCCAGCTTGATTTAATAAAGCGAAATACCATGATTAGTAAAACGCTCAGAGGTTACCTAACCCAGTTAAAAGAAAGGGAAGCGAGGTTACTTAGTCAGCACAATGGATTACGAGTAGTTAATAGTTAA
- a CDS encoding DUF445 domain-containing protein has protein sequence MQLIDQIITHFPLLSIPIISAMVGWSTNFLAVKMMFYPLEFIGIKPFLGWQGLIPAKRREMAEIEVELVLGKLLSVKELADRIDPIELTKAIERRLKQTIRTIINDVMKESAPQLWASLPVHGKNLVYARVEADIPNVVTKMVNDFKYNIEEIVDIKELVVGQLVNAPELINEIFLKSGEKEFPFIEKSGFYFGFLFGLPTMLVWMFYPTWWVLPVGGLIVGYATNWIALKIIFEPKHPIKFMGFTIQGMFLKRQKEVSRVYSDIIESKLMTSKNIMEIAVHGSGSGQLLELIELHVNDAIERYVAIAQPYFALGVGSDSYYKMKELATQRIFNDSEKYLAYAYEYTNKALRIGDDLCQRMEALSPEEFEGVLRPAYEADEWKLIVTGALLGMGAGFMQLYLVFM, from the coding sequence ATGCAATTAATCGATCAAATTATCACTCATTTTCCTCTGTTATCTATTCCAATCATTAGTGCTATGGTGGGATGGTCGACTAACTTTTTAGCCGTCAAAATGATGTTTTATCCCCTTGAATTTATAGGCATCAAACCTTTTTTAGGTTGGCAAGGTTTAATACCCGCTAAGCGCCGAGAAATGGCTGAGATTGAAGTTGAATTAGTATTGGGAAAATTGCTCAGCGTCAAAGAGCTAGCAGACCGTATTGATCCCATTGAGCTAACTAAGGCCATTGAAAGACGCCTCAAGCAAACTATACGAACTATTATTAATGATGTAATGAAGGAGTCTGCACCTCAGTTGTGGGCATCCTTGCCTGTGCATGGTAAAAATCTTGTGTACGCGCGAGTCGAAGCCGACATTCCTAATGTTGTGACTAAGATGGTGAATGACTTTAAGTACAATATTGAAGAAATAGTCGACATAAAAGAATTAGTGGTTGGGCAATTAGTTAATGCTCCCGAACTTATCAACGAGATTTTCTTGAAGTCTGGCGAGAAAGAATTTCCATTTATAGAAAAATCAGGCTTTTATTTTGGTTTTTTATTTGGTTTGCCTACCATGCTAGTTTGGATGTTTTATCCTACTTGGTGGGTTTTACCAGTGGGCGGCTTGATAGTAGGTTATGCCACAAACTGGATCGCGTTGAAGATTATTTTTGAACCCAAACATCCAATTAAGTTTATGGGGTTTACCATCCAAGGCATGTTTTTAAAGCGTCAGAAAGAAGTGTCACGGGTCTACTCAGATATTATTGAGTCTAAATTAATGACCTCAAAAAACATCATGGAGATCGCGGTACATGGTTCAGGCTCTGGGCAATTATTGGAGTTGATTGAATTACATGTGAATGATGCTATTGAACGTTATGTTGCCATCGCACAGCCTTATTTTGCCTTAGGGGTTGGCTCAGACTCTTACTATAAAATGAAAGAACTCGCTACTCAGCGCATTTTTAATGACTCAGAAAAGTACTTGGCGTATGCCTACGAATATACTAATAAAGCATTACGAATTGGTGATGACTTGTGTCAACGCATGGAGGCTTTATCGCCTGAAGAATTTGAAGGCGTGCTTCGCCCAGCTTACGAAGCCGATGAATGGAAGTTGATTGTAACGGGAGCCTTATTAGGCATGGGTGCAGGTTTTATGCAGTTGTACCTAGTGTTTATGTAA